ACCGGAGGCGGGCTGCCAGGACAGGCCGGCGTCCTTGAGGCGCAGGGCGAGGTCGAGGGAGATCACCCGCCCAGCATGGACCCGACGCGCGGGCCCCGTCGTGCCGGAAGCGCCCGCGCACGGTAGGAACGTCCACCATGGACGCCAGCTCTCTCGACCTCGACGCCGCCCGCGAGCGGCTCCTCACCATGCAGGGCGACCTGCGGACCACGATCGACGACCTCGTCGCCCGGCTCGAGTCCGGCAGCACGCCGGACGCCGCCGAGGGCGGTCAGGACGCCGGCGACATGGGTGCCCACGAGCAGCAGGCCGCCGAGAACGAGGGCCTGCTGGAGGGGGCCCGCCGTCGCCTGGACAGCGTGCAGGACGCGCTG
Above is a window of Kineococcus mangrovi DNA encoding:
- a CDS encoding TraR/DksA family transcriptional regulator, which translates into the protein MDASSLDLDAARERLLTMQGDLRTTIDDLVARLESGSTPDAAEGGQDAGDMGAHEQQAAENEGLLEGARRRLDSVQDALKRIEDGTYGVSVVSGEPIPPERLEALPDAATLAGEEV